The Hypomesus transpacificus isolate Combined female chromosome 3, fHypTra1, whole genome shotgun sequence genome has a window encoding:
- the LOC124463659 gene encoding heterogeneous nuclear ribonucleoprotein Q isoform X3 yields MKTYRQREKQGTKVSDSNKGPDEAKIKALLERTDYTLDVTTGQRKYGGPPPESAHSGAQPTIGTEIFVGKIPRDLFEDELVPLFEKAGPIWDLRLMMDPLSGLNRGYAFVTFCTKEAAQEAVKLCNNNEIRPGKHIGVCISVANNRLFVGSIPKSKTKEQIVEEFAKVTEGLNDVILYHQPDDKKKNRGFCFLEYEDHKTAAQARRRLMSGKVKVWGNVVTVEWADPIEDPDPEVMAKVKVLFVRNLASTVTEEILEKAFSQFGKLERVKKLKDYAFIHFEERDGAVKALADLNGKDLEGEHIEIVFAKPPDQKRKERKAQRQAAKTQMYDDYYYYGPPHMPPPARGRGRGNRGGYSYQPDYYGYEDYYDYYGYDYHNYRGGYEDPYYGYEDFQTTGRGRGGRGGARGGATPSRGRGAVTPRGRVGFSQRGGPGTSRAGKRGRGRS; encoded by the exons ATGAAGAcgtacagacagagggagaaacaggggaCCAAAGTCTCGGACTCTAACAAAGGACCAGATGAGGCCAAAATCAAG GCCCTACTGGAGAGGACTGACTACACACTTGATGTGACCACGGGCCAGAGGAAGTATGGAGGTCCTCCTCCAGAGTCCGCCCACTCGGGGGCTCAGCCTACCATTGGTACAGAG ATTTTTGTGGGTAAGATCCCCAGAGACCTGTTTGAAGATGAGCTGGTGCCGCTGTTTGAGAAGGCGGGGCCAATCTgggatctgcgtctgatgatgGACCCTCTCAGCGGCCTCAACCGAGGCTATGCTTTTGTCACGTTCTGCACCAAAGAGGCTGCGCAGGAGGCAGTCAAACTG TGCAACAACAATGAAATTCGACCAGGCAAACACATTGGCGTGTGCATCTCTGTGGCCAATAATAGACTGTTTGTTGGCTCCATCCCCAAGAGTAAAACAAAAGAGCAGATCGTGGAAGAGTTTGCAAAAGTCACAG AGGGTcttaatgatgtcatcctgtacCACCAGCCTGACGACAAGAAGAAGAACAGGGGCTTCTGCTTCCTGGAGTATGAAGACCACAAGACCGCCGCCCAGGCCCGCCGCCGCCTGATGAGCGGCAAGGTCAAGGTGTGGGGGAACGTGGTGACAGTGGAATGGGCGGACCCTATAGAGGACCCAGACCCTGAGGTCATGGCCAAG GTCAAAGTGCTGTTTGTGAGAAACCTGGCCAGTACTGTTACAGAGGAGATACTTGAAAAGgccttcagtcagtttggcaaACTGGAGCGGGTGAAGAAGCTCAAAGACTATGCTTTTATTCACTTTGAGGAGAGGGATGGTGCTGTGAAG GCCCTGGCAGATCTCAATGGCAAGGACCTGGAGGGAGAACACATCGAAATAGTCTTTGCTAAGCCACCTGACCAGAAGAGGAAAGAACGCAAAGCCCAGAGGCAAGCGGCTAAAACGCAAAT GTATGACGATTACTATTACTACGGACCCCCCCACATGCCCCCTCCAGCAAGGGGCAGAGGGCGAGGCAACAGGGGCGGCTACTCGTACCAGCCAGACTACTATGGCTATGAAGATTATTACGACTATTACGGTTATGACTACCATAACTACCGAGGCGGCTACGAAGACCCCTACTACGGCTACGAGGACTTCCAGACCACCgggaggggccgggggggcagaggaggagccCGCGGAGGGGCCACCCCATCCCGGGGCCGTGGGGCGGTCACACCCAGGGGCCGAGTGGGGTTCTCCCAGAGAGGAGGTCCAGGAACGAGCAGAG CAGGGAAACGGGGTCGAGGCCGGTCCTGA
- the LOC124463659 gene encoding heterogeneous nuclear ribonucleoprotein Q isoform X1, with amino-acid sequence MATEHINGNGPEEPMETSSAVTHSEHFQTLIEAGLPQKVAEKLDEIYIAGLVSHSDLDDRAIEALKEFNEEGALQVLLQFKDSDLSHVQNKSAFLCGVMKTYRQREKQGTKVSDSNKGPDEAKIKALLERTDYTLDVTTGQRKYGGPPPESAHSGAQPTIGTEIFVGKIPRDLFEDELVPLFEKAGPIWDLRLMMDPLSGLNRGYAFVTFCTKEAAQEAVKLCNNNEIRPGKHIGVCISVANNRLFVGSIPKSKTKEQIVEEFAKVTEGLNDVILYHQPDDKKKNRGFCFLEYEDHKTAAQARRRLMSGKVKVWGNVVTVEWADPIEDPDPEVMAKVKVLFVRNLASTVTEEILEKAFSQFGKLERVKKLKDYAFIHFEERDGAVKALADLNGKDLEGEHIEIVFAKPPDQKRKERKAQRQAAKTQMYDDYYYYGPPHMPPPARGRGRGNRGGYSYQPDYYGYEDYYDYYGYDYHNYRGGYEDPYYGYEDFQTTGRGRGGRGGARGGATPSRGRGAVTPRGRVGFSQRGGPGTSRAGKRGRGRS; translated from the exons ATGGCCACAGAACATATTAATGGAAATGGTCCAGAAGAACCTATGGAAACCTCCTCTGCAGTTACCCATTCTGAGCACTTCCAGACTTTAATAGAAGCTGGTTTACCACAGAAAGTTGCTGAAAAACTAGACGAAATTTACATAGCAG GTTTGGTGTCACACAGTGACTTAGATGACCGAGCAATCGAGGCCCTGAAGGAGTTCAACGAAGAAGGTGCTCTGCAAGTTTTGTTGCAGTTCAAGGACAGCGATCTCTCACATGTTCAG AACAAAAGTGCCTTTCTGTGTGGAGTAATGAAGAcgtacagacagagggagaaacaggggaCCAAAGTCTCGGACTCTAACAAAGGACCAGATGAGGCCAAAATCAAG GCCCTACTGGAGAGGACTGACTACACACTTGATGTGACCACGGGCCAGAGGAAGTATGGAGGTCCTCCTCCAGAGTCCGCCCACTCGGGGGCTCAGCCTACCATTGGTACAGAG ATTTTTGTGGGTAAGATCCCCAGAGACCTGTTTGAAGATGAGCTGGTGCCGCTGTTTGAGAAGGCGGGGCCAATCTgggatctgcgtctgatgatgGACCCTCTCAGCGGCCTCAACCGAGGCTATGCTTTTGTCACGTTCTGCACCAAAGAGGCTGCGCAGGAGGCAGTCAAACTG TGCAACAACAATGAAATTCGACCAGGCAAACACATTGGCGTGTGCATCTCTGTGGCCAATAATAGACTGTTTGTTGGCTCCATCCCCAAGAGTAAAACAAAAGAGCAGATCGTGGAAGAGTTTGCAAAAGTCACAG AGGGTcttaatgatgtcatcctgtacCACCAGCCTGACGACAAGAAGAAGAACAGGGGCTTCTGCTTCCTGGAGTATGAAGACCACAAGACCGCCGCCCAGGCCCGCCGCCGCCTGATGAGCGGCAAGGTCAAGGTGTGGGGGAACGTGGTGACAGTGGAATGGGCGGACCCTATAGAGGACCCAGACCCTGAGGTCATGGCCAAG GTCAAAGTGCTGTTTGTGAGAAACCTGGCCAGTACTGTTACAGAGGAGATACTTGAAAAGgccttcagtcagtttggcaaACTGGAGCGGGTGAAGAAGCTCAAAGACTATGCTTTTATTCACTTTGAGGAGAGGGATGGTGCTGTGAAG GCCCTGGCAGATCTCAATGGCAAGGACCTGGAGGGAGAACACATCGAAATAGTCTTTGCTAAGCCACCTGACCAGAAGAGGAAAGAACGCAAAGCCCAGAGGCAAGCGGCTAAAACGCAAAT GTATGACGATTACTATTACTACGGACCCCCCCACATGCCCCCTCCAGCAAGGGGCAGAGGGCGAGGCAACAGGGGCGGCTACTCGTACCAGCCAGACTACTATGGCTATGAAGATTATTACGACTATTACGGTTATGACTACCATAACTACCGAGGCGGCTACGAAGACCCCTACTACGGCTACGAGGACTTCCAGACCACCgggaggggccgggggggcagaggaggagccCGCGGAGGGGCCACCCCATCCCGGGGCCGTGGGGCGGTCACACCCAGGGGCCGAGTGGGGTTCTCCCAGAGAGGAGGTCCAGGAACGAGCAGAG CAGGGAAACGGGGTCGAGGCCGGTCCTGA
- the LOC124463659 gene encoding heterogeneous nuclear ribonucleoprotein Q isoform X2 yields the protein MATEHINGNGPEEPMETSSAVTHSEHFQTLIEAGLPQKVAEKLDEIYIAGLVSHSDLDDRAIEALKEFNEEGALQVLLQFKDSDLSHVQNKSAFLCGVMKTYRQREKQGTKVSDSNKGPDEAKIKALLERTDYTLDVTTGQRKYGGPPPESAHSGAQPTIGTEIFVGKIPRDLFEDELVPLFEKAGPIWDLRLMMDPLSGLNRGYAFVTFCTKEAAQEAVKLCNNNEIRPGKHIGVCISVANNRLFVGSIPKSKTKEQIVEEFAKVTEGLNDVILYHQPDDKKKNRGFCFLEYEDHKTAAQARRRLMSGKVKVWGNVVTVEWADPIEDPDPEVMAKVKVLFVRNLASTVTEEILEKAFSQFGKLERVKKLKDYAFIHFEERDGAVKALADLNGKDLEGEHIEIVFAKPPDQKRKERKAQRQAAKTQMYDDYYYYGPPHMPPPARGRGRGNRGGYSYQPDYYGYEDYYDYYGYDYHNYRGGYEDPYYGYEDFQTTGRGRGGRGGARGGATPSRGRGAVTPRGRVGFSQRGGPGTSRGKRGRGRS from the exons ATGGCCACAGAACATATTAATGGAAATGGTCCAGAAGAACCTATGGAAACCTCCTCTGCAGTTACCCATTCTGAGCACTTCCAGACTTTAATAGAAGCTGGTTTACCACAGAAAGTTGCTGAAAAACTAGACGAAATTTACATAGCAG GTTTGGTGTCACACAGTGACTTAGATGACCGAGCAATCGAGGCCCTGAAGGAGTTCAACGAAGAAGGTGCTCTGCAAGTTTTGTTGCAGTTCAAGGACAGCGATCTCTCACATGTTCAG AACAAAAGTGCCTTTCTGTGTGGAGTAATGAAGAcgtacagacagagggagaaacaggggaCCAAAGTCTCGGACTCTAACAAAGGACCAGATGAGGCCAAAATCAAG GCCCTACTGGAGAGGACTGACTACACACTTGATGTGACCACGGGCCAGAGGAAGTATGGAGGTCCTCCTCCAGAGTCCGCCCACTCGGGGGCTCAGCCTACCATTGGTACAGAG ATTTTTGTGGGTAAGATCCCCAGAGACCTGTTTGAAGATGAGCTGGTGCCGCTGTTTGAGAAGGCGGGGCCAATCTgggatctgcgtctgatgatgGACCCTCTCAGCGGCCTCAACCGAGGCTATGCTTTTGTCACGTTCTGCACCAAAGAGGCTGCGCAGGAGGCAGTCAAACTG TGCAACAACAATGAAATTCGACCAGGCAAACACATTGGCGTGTGCATCTCTGTGGCCAATAATAGACTGTTTGTTGGCTCCATCCCCAAGAGTAAAACAAAAGAGCAGATCGTGGAAGAGTTTGCAAAAGTCACAG AGGGTcttaatgatgtcatcctgtacCACCAGCCTGACGACAAGAAGAAGAACAGGGGCTTCTGCTTCCTGGAGTATGAAGACCACAAGACCGCCGCCCAGGCCCGCCGCCGCCTGATGAGCGGCAAGGTCAAGGTGTGGGGGAACGTGGTGACAGTGGAATGGGCGGACCCTATAGAGGACCCAGACCCTGAGGTCATGGCCAAG GTCAAAGTGCTGTTTGTGAGAAACCTGGCCAGTACTGTTACAGAGGAGATACTTGAAAAGgccttcagtcagtttggcaaACTGGAGCGGGTGAAGAAGCTCAAAGACTATGCTTTTATTCACTTTGAGGAGAGGGATGGTGCTGTGAAG GCCCTGGCAGATCTCAATGGCAAGGACCTGGAGGGAGAACACATCGAAATAGTCTTTGCTAAGCCACCTGACCAGAAGAGGAAAGAACGCAAAGCCCAGAGGCAAGCGGCTAAAACGCAAAT GTATGACGATTACTATTACTACGGACCCCCCCACATGCCCCCTCCAGCAAGGGGCAGAGGGCGAGGCAACAGGGGCGGCTACTCGTACCAGCCAGACTACTATGGCTATGAAGATTATTACGACTATTACGGTTATGACTACCATAACTACCGAGGCGGCTACGAAGACCCCTACTACGGCTACGAGGACTTCCAGACCACCgggaggggccgggggggcagaggaggagccCGCGGAGGGGCCACCCCATCCCGGGGCCGTGGGGCGGTCACACCCAGGGGCCGAGTGGGGTTCTCCCAGAGAGGAGGTCCAGGAACGAGCAGAG GGAAACGGGGTCGAGGCCGGTCCTGA